The DNA sequence GAGGCTCGAGATAAAGGCTATGTAGAAACTCTCTTCCACCGTCGTCGGGATATTCCAGATATTAATTCTCGTAATTTCAATGTCCGAGGATTTGCAGAACGAACAGCAATCAATTCGCCCATTCAGGGCAGTGCAGCTGATATTCTCAAAATTGCTATGATTCGGCTGGATCAAGCTCTGACAGATAGGAATTTTAAAACTAGGATGTTGCTGCAAGTTCATGACGAAATTGTGCTGGAAGTACCTGAAAACGAACTAACCGCTATCAAAACGCTGGTCAAAGACATCATGGAATCTGCCATTGAACTTGTTGTACCCTTGAAAGCGGACGAAAGTGCTGGCAAGACCTGGTATGAAGCGAAGTAGAATCAAAAGCACCCCAAAGAACTATATCATTCTGATTTTTTAGCTGTGTTCAGTTCAGATCAGAAACTTTCAAGGCAAAGACATCAACTTTATAAAATATTTGTGTTTCTGGTTCAAAAAGGGACGGTATGGCTCACGATACATGAAAGATTACGGAGAACATTTTATGACCTATCATTTCCAAAATCCCAGCGATGGGGTTATCAAACAGTATTTAAAAAATAGCAAGGTGATTGCGGTTGTTGGCTTGTCGGATCGCGAGGAGGCAACTAGCCATCGTGTATCCAAAGAGATGCAAGAGAGAGGCTATCGGATTATTCCGATTAATCCACGAGCAGCTGGTAGGAAAATTCTAGGCGAGACTGTGTATGCCAGTCTAAAGGACATTCCTTTTTCTATTGACATTGTAGATATTTATCGTCGCAGCGAGTTTTTGCCAGATGTGGCGCGTGATTTTCTGCAAGCGAATGCTACAATTTTCTGGGCACAATTAGGTTTGGAAAATGAAGAAGCGGAGCAGATTCTGCGGGCAGCTGGTCGGGATGATATTGTCATGGATCGCTGTATCAAGCAGGAGCACACCCGTCTAATTTTTGGAGAATAAATGGCAACATTGGTGATTATCAGAGGTAATTCTGGTTCAGGAAAAACGAGTTTGGCAAAGAAATTGCAAGAATACTATGGTCGAAAGACGCTGCTCATCTCATAAGATATCGTTCGTCGTGATATGCTGAAAGAAAAGGTCAAGCCGAGCAATCTATCAATCTCTTTGACAGAAACGATCGCCCGCTATGGCTATGAGCGAGATTTGTTGGTTATCGTTGAAGGTTTTTATGAAACAGATATTTATGGGCAAATGCTAGAAAAATTGCATACTCTCTTTTATCCAAAAGTTCTGTCTTACTATTATGATTTAACGTTTGAAGAGACAGATCGCCGTCACCAAGCGAGGAACAAGAAAGCAGATTTTAGTCCAGCTGATATGAAACGTTGGTGGAAAGAATGCGATTTCTTGGGTTGGGAGGAAGCGATATTTACAGATCAGGTTTCGCTGGAAGATGCTTTTCAAAAAATTTCTAAAAATATCAATTTGTTATAAAAAATTAAGGTTGATTTAAGTTAACTTGGTTATACTATGTTTATCAAATGAAGACCTCCCAACTTTATTTGATAGAAATCCTAAACTTTTTCATAATAATCTCCCTAATAAAAGTCACCCATTGGTGGCTTTTTTCATGTAAAGTTTGCAATATAACACTTTAGCGGAATCACTTTACGAAAAATGGATACAACTCAAAAGACCTGAACAGTTTATTCAAGTCTTTTGTTGGATTGCCAATTGTTTCATGCAAGAAATTAATAAAAAATTGGAGTCTGATCTTGTTCCTTTAGCACAGCTTCATAGAAAAGAGTTTGAGCTGTATAAACGTAGGGATAGACATAAATAGATGCGATCCCCAAAGTAATAGCAGTTAGCAAGTACCAGCCAATAAAAGTTAAATCAAGTACAAATCGCTTGCCTTTATATCCTTTCATCATCTGGCGGCTTGTACGAATAATTTTAAAGGCGCTCTCATAGCTCTGGTTTTCTAATGTGTCACAAAGAATAAATTCTACTTGCGAATAAGCGTAATATTGAGGAAGTGCAACAATAATACCGATTACCATCAAAATAAAACCGATTAGAATATAAAGTAACAATGTCCCAACAGTTGTTTGAAGTGCAGTATTTTGTGAGAGAGCTTGAGAATTGGGGAGGAGTTTTATGACACTAAAACTAGCCAGAATCATCATGCCGCTTCCAATCCAGACGAAAATATTCCACAGAAATAGTAATACACGTTTGAGCAAAAGTGTCATGAAAACAGGACCAATTACTTTACTATCAAAAGTCCGAACTGAATCTGTAAAATGCACCTCTTGCCGTTTTCCACGAATGACTTCCAGTAAGGTCCAAAAAGCAGCCGTCAAAAAGAAAGATACGATAAAACTAATCGCGATTGGGAAAAGAGAACGATTGATTCCGTGGACAATCGTCTTTTGAATGCCATATTGTAAGATATTATTGGAAAAGGTATCTGAAGAATAATTGTAAACAACGGAAATAATCGCCGTTAGAATTGGTACTAAAAAGAGTGCGTAGATTCCCTTGGTTTGGCGTTGGATACGACGAGCTTCTGCTCGCAATTCACTTAAGTTCATATTTGCCTCCTATATTGAAAAATATTATACCATATGCTTCTAAGAGAAAGAAAAGTTTTTATCTACTTTATCTTTCTTCCTTTTTTTGATAAAATCATACAGGATGTTGTGAGTCAAATGAACTCACACACTGTAAAATGAAGGTCTGGGACTGTTTTTCTCAGTATCGGAGGTAAAAATGTCAGATTCACCGATTCAATATCGTTTGATTAAAAAAGAGAAGCACACAGGTGCTCGTTTGGGAGAAATTATCACGCCGCATGGCACTTTTCCAACTCCCATGTTTATGCCCGTGGGAACTCAGGCAACTGTAAAAACGCAGTCACCAGAAGAACTCAAAGAAATGGGTTCAGGGATTATTTTATCCAATACCTACCATCTCTGGTTGCGGCCGAGTGATGAGCTGATTGCGCGTGCTGGTGGGCTTCATAAATTTATGAACTGGGATCAGGCTATTCTGACAGACAGCGGTGGTTTTCAAGTTTATTCCTTGGCAGACAGCCGTAACATCACCGAAGAAGGGGTGACCTTCAAGAATCACCTGAACGGCGCAAAAATGTTCCTCTCTCCAGAAAAGGCCATTTCTATTCAAAACAATCTAGGTAGTGACATCATGATGTCCTTTGATGAATGCCCGCAGTTCTATCAACCGTACGATTATGTCAAGAAATCCATTGAGCGGACCAGCCGCTGGGCAGAGCGTGGACTCAAAGCGCATCGCCATCCGCATGACCAGGGTCTCTTTGGGATTGTGCAGGGTGCTGGTTTTGAAGATTTGCGCCGCCAGTCAGCTCATGATTTGGTTAGCATGGATTTTCCAGGTTATTCCATAGGTGGTCTCGCTGTTGGAGAATCTCACAAAGAAATGAATGCAGTATTGGACTTTACAACCCCGATGTTACCCGAAAACAAGCCCCGCTACCTCATGGGAGTGGGTGCCCCAGACAGTTTGATAGACGGTGTCATTCGCGGAGTAGATATGTTTGACTGTGTCTTGCCGACCCGAATCGCTCGAAATGGGACTTGTATGACTAGCGAAGGGCGTTTAGTCATTAAAAATGCTCAATATGCAGAAGATTTCACGCCGCTGGATCATAACTGTGATTGCTACACCTGCAAAAACTATACGCGTGCTTATCTTCGTCATTTACTTAAGGCTGATGAAACCTTTGGGCTCCGTCTAACCAGCTATCATAATCTCTATTTCCTCATCAATCTGATGAAAAATGTTCGCCAAGCCATTCTAGATGACAATTTGCTTGAATTTCGTGAAGATTTTGTCGAGAAGTACGGCTACAACTATTCTAAGAGAAATTTTTAAAGCCGTCGTAAGAGGAAGTAGGTGCTGATGTTTGATGAAAGAAGTTTGCTGCAAAATATAGAAGCATATCTGTCGAAGGGTAAAAAGGGAACGGTTGCGATTTACGATCATGGTGCTTCTGGAAAATCTACTTTTGCCAAACGTTTAGTAGAAAGTCTGGGGCGAGAGTGAGTTAATCTGCTGGTGGCTGATCCTTATATATAGACGGGGAATATCGTGACTTGCTGGCGGTTAAAGAGTTTCCAGAGCAAAAAGTGACAGCCTGTATTCCAGCAGCTCATGAATTGAAGAGTTTGGAACGTGATATAAGAGCCTTGCAATCTGGCTGCGATATAGTGACGATTGACCAGCCTTGGGCACCAAGTCAGCAACTTTCAGCAGAAAAACCAATTTTAATTGTTGAAGGCATGTCAGTTGCTTTTCTGCCGAAAGAGCTGTTTGATTTGTCTATTTGTTTTTACACCGATGCAGCAACGGAATTAGAGCGTCGCTTGTCCCGTGATGTAGCAGTACGCAATCGGCAGCCTGAGTGGATTGAGAGAACGCACCAAGCACGTCGTGAGCAATACGAGCGTTATTATAGACCTTATCAAGACCTTGCAGATATATTGGTCTGTCAATCGGGAAATACTTTTAAGGTTAAAAATCTCTATTTTAAAAAATAAAGTTACGTTAAGCTAGTTTTAAGGTTGAAAAGTTATTCTATATTTATCCTAAAACTTTTCTTTTTCATAATCTCCCAAATGCCACTACATCATGTTAGTGGTGTTTTTGTTTGGGAAATGCTCTTTGCGATTGATTGGTTTAGTGTTACAATTAGAACAAATAATCAAGGAGATAAAAAAATGAAATTAAATTCACTCGATTTTAAAATCGTTGTCTCAGTTATGTTTTGTATTGTAAGTGCCTGGCTCATTCCTTTTTTAGATATTTTACCAGCTAGCTTCGTTTTCTGCTTTGTTGTGTGTGCAGGAAGAGGGTCTGGCAAGCAAAAAAGTGGATATTATCGGATTTTAGCAACTTTGATAGGTGGTTTAGCGGCTGTTCTTCTGATTTACTGTTATCATTTCATCCCAAGTAAGATAACGTTGTTCTGTCTGTTAATGTTAGCTATCCTTGGAACTCTATATGTTAGCAGATTGGTTGCCTTACCTCCTTTCTTAGCGAGAATTGCAGTTTTAACATTACTGATTGTTGCGATTATGGGAAAAGGAGACTTACTCTACGCAGGAAATCGACTGTTGTCCACAATTTATGGTGCTTTTGTTGCTTGGGGTGTTTCAATAGTACCAATAAAGCAAGACAAAAAATAATATTCAATACTCATTATTTAGAAAACATGAACAAGAGAAATTAGCAAGTTTTCTCTTGCTTTTTTATTCTTCGCCGAGCTAAATTCGTTTTTTTGCCTTGCAAAGTCTCTTTTTGTCAAAAAAATCTCAAAAAAATTCTCAAATCCCTTGCAATCAGTAAGGCTTTGTGTTATTCTATTATGGTGCTGTGAAAAACAGT is a window from the Streptococcus anginosus subsp. whileyi MAS624 genome containing:
- a CDS encoding CoA-binding protein, with translation MTYHFQNPSDGVIKQYLKNSKVIAVVGLSDREEATSHRVSKEMQERGYRIIPINPRAAGRKILGETVYASLKDIPFSIDIVDIYRRSEFLPDVARDFLQANATIFWAQLGLENEEAEQILRAAGRDDIVMDRCIKQEHTRLIFGE
- a CDS encoding AAA family ATPase; translated protein: MVRRDMLKEKVKPSNLSISLTETIARYGYERDLLVIVEGFYETDIYGQMLEKLHTLFYPKVLSYYYDLTFEETDRRHQARNKKADFSPADMKRWWKECDFLGWEEAIFTDQVSLEDAFQKISKNINLL
- a CDS encoding DUF975 family protein, translating into MNLSELRAEARRIQRQTKGIYALFLVPILTAIISVVYNYSSDTFSNNILQYGIQKTIVHGINRSLFPIAISFIVSFFLTAAFWTLLEVIRGKRQEVHFTDSVRTFDSKVIGPVFMTLLLKRVLLFLWNIFVWIGSGMMILASFSVIKLLPNSQALSQNTALQTTVGTLLLYILIGFILMVIGIIVALPQYYAYSQVEFILCDTLENQSYESAFKIIRTSRQMMKGYKGKRFVLDLTFIGWYLLTAITLGIASIYVYPYVYTAQTLFYEAVLKEQDQTPIFY
- the tgt gene encoding tRNA guanosine(34) transglycosylase Tgt translates to MSDSPIQYRLIKKEKHTGARLGEIITPHGTFPTPMFMPVGTQATVKTQSPEELKEMGSGIILSNTYHLWLRPSDELIARAGGLHKFMNWDQAILTDSGGFQVYSLADSRNITEEGVTFKNHLNGAKMFLSPEKAISIQNNLGSDIMMSFDECPQFYQPYDYVKKSIERTSRWAERGLKAHRHPHDQGLFGIVQGAGFEDLRRQSAHDLVSMDFPGYSIGGLAVGESHKEMNAVLDFTTPMLPENKPRYLMGVGAPDSLIDGVIRGVDMFDCVLPTRIARNGTCMTSEGRLVIKNAQYAEDFTPLDHNCDCYTCKNYTRAYLRHLLKADETFGLRLTSYHNLYFLINLMKNVRQAILDDNLLEFREDFVEKYGYNYSKRNF
- a CDS encoding FUSC family protein, with translation MPLHHVSGVFVWEMLFAIDWFSVTIRTNNQGDKKMKLNSLDFKIVVSVMFCIVSAWLIPFLDILPASFVFCFVVCAGRGSGKQKSGYYRILATLIGGLAAVLLIYCYHFIPSKITLFCLLMLAILGTLYVSRLVALPPFLARIAVLTLLIVAIMGKGDLLYAGNRLLSTIYGAFVAWGVSIVPIKQDKK